A part of Magnetospirillum sp. ME-1 genomic DNA contains:
- the malQ gene encoding 4-alpha-glucanotransferase, which translates to MSGSDALDRLARLAGIEDGWWDFFGQWRVVPPETKRVFLAAMGLPADSDEQVRASLHDLETRSWRRALDPVLLADEHGAPPSIAVTLPAEADDIPHSWVLEEELGIRHTGGFIPYELRWGEEYQLDGRLIHRRWLDLPALPPAGYHRLTLSGPKGVLAEMALIVTPPRAFVPEELEQGAGCWGIATQIYSLRSERDWGVGNYGNLAELAEGAARAGAACVGINPLHALFPADPERFSPYSPSSRRFLNIAYLDVEAIPEFKECLEARRMFASPGYQATLARLRGYLLIEYPDVMRLARPMLDVLYRWFRRTCMGDDNPRGQAFRAFQAREGESGRRFAAFEALHDKFARDGKSYWRQWPEEYRRPDSPAIADFILEHVEQVEFFQWLQFIADEQLAEAQRRGRDAGSAIGLYRDLAVGIAGDGGEAWAEQDSLALGVSVGAPPDPLALKGQDWGLVPFNPLTLREHFYGPFIEVMAANMRHAGALRLDHAMSLARLYWVPPGQPADQGAYVRYPAEDLFRLVALESRRNRCLVIGEDLGTVPEGFRERMDRMGIFAYRVMVFEKTKDGAFRAPGQFDAQALAIAATHDLPSLRGWWAGKDIDRREKLDLYPREGQAGEERAARAADRAALAAALAEQGLLAADFPVTPALTDAQAVALSAAVHAYLGRSASKLMMVQMEDVLGQEVQMNLPGTTTQHPNWRLRYKADTAAILTDKRMLATAEGLKAGGR; encoded by the coding sequence ATGAGCGGAAGTGACGCCCTGGACCGTCTGGCGCGGTTGGCGGGCATCGAGGACGGCTGGTGGGATTTCTTTGGGCAGTGGCGCGTGGTGCCGCCCGAGACCAAGCGCGTCTTCCTGGCCGCCATGGGCCTGCCCGCCGACAGCGACGAACAGGTCCGCGCCAGCTTGCACGACCTGGAAACCCGCTCCTGGCGCCGGGCGCTGGACCCGGTGCTGCTGGCCGACGAGCACGGGGCGCCGCCGTCCATCGCCGTCACGCTGCCGGCCGAGGCCGACGACATCCCCCATTCCTGGGTGCTGGAGGAGGAACTGGGCATCCGCCATACCGGCGGCTTCATTCCCTATGAACTGCGCTGGGGCGAGGAGTATCAGCTGGACGGACGGCTGATCCATCGCCGCTGGCTGGATTTGCCGGCGCTGCCGCCCGCGGGTTATCACCGCCTGACCCTGTCCGGTCCCAAGGGCGTGCTGGCCGAGATGGCGCTGATCGTCACGCCGCCCAGAGCCTTCGTCCCGGAGGAGCTGGAGCAGGGGGCGGGATGCTGGGGAATCGCCACCCAGATCTACTCGTTGCGCTCGGAACGCGACTGGGGCGTGGGCAATTACGGCAATCTGGCCGAACTGGCCGAGGGCGCGGCGCGGGCGGGGGCGGCCTGTGTCGGAATCAACCCGCTGCACGCCTTGTTTCCCGCCGATCCCGAGCGCTTCAGCCCCTATTCGCCGTCGTCGCGGCGTTTCCTCAACATCGCCTATTTGGACGTGGAGGCCATTCCTGAGTTCAAGGAATGCCTGGAAGCCAGGCGCATGTTCGCCTCGCCCGGCTATCAGGCGACGCTGGCCCGGCTGCGCGGCTACCTGCTGATCGAATACCCGGACGTCATGCGTCTGGCCCGGCCCATGCTCGACGTGCTGTACCGCTGGTTCCGCCGCACCTGCATGGGCGACGACAACCCGCGCGGCCAGGCCTTCCGCGCCTTCCAGGCCAGGGAGGGCGAATCGGGGCGGCGTTTCGCCGCCTTCGAGGCGCTGCACGACAAATTCGCGCGCGACGGCAAGTCCTACTGGCGCCAGTGGCCCGAGGAATACCGCCGCCCCGATTCTCCCGCCATCGCCGATTTCATCTTGGAGCATGTGGAGCAGGTGGAGTTCTTCCAGTGGCTCCAGTTCATCGCCGACGAGCAACTGGCCGAGGCCCAACGAAGGGGCCGCGACGCCGGTTCCGCTATCGGCCTCTACCGCGATCTGGCGGTGGGCATCGCCGGCGACGGGGGCGAGGCCTGGGCCGAGCAGGATTCCCTGGCGCTCGGCGTCTCGGTCGGCGCGCCGCCCGACCCGCTGGCGCTCAAAGGCCAGGATTGGGGGCTGGTGCCGTTCAATCCCCTGACCTTGCGCGAGCATTTCTACGGCCCCTTCATCGAGGTGATGGCGGCCAACATGCGCCATGCCGGGGCGTTGCGCCTGGACCACGCCATGAGTCTGGCGCGGCTTTACTGGGTGCCGCCGGGCCAGCCCGCCGACCAGGGGGCCTATGTGCGCTATCCGGCCGAGGATCTGTTCCGGCTGGTGGCGCTGGAAAGCCGCCGCAATCGCTGCCTGGTGATCGGCGAGGACCTGGGCACCGTCCCCGAGGGTTTCCGCGAGCGCATGGACCGCATGGGCATCTTCGCCTATCGGGTGATGGTGTTCGAGAAGACCAAGGACGGCGCCTTCCGCGCCCCCGGCCAGTTTGACGCCCAGGCCCTGGCCATCGCCGCCACCCACGACCTGCCCAGTTTGCGCGGCTGGTGGGCGGGCAAGGATATCGACCGGCGGGAAAAGCTGGACCTTTACCCCCGCGAGGGTCAGGCGGGCGAGGAACGGGCGGCGCGCGCCGCCGACCGTGCCGCCCTGGCCGCCGCCCTGGCGGAGCAAGGTCTGCTGGCCGCCGACTTCCCCGTTACCCCGGCGCTGACCGATGCCCAGGCGGTGGCCTTGTCGGCAGCGGTGCATGCTTATCTCGGGCGTTCGGCGTCAAAGCTGATGATGGTGCAGATGGAGGACGTGCTGGGCCAGGAAGTGCAGATGAACCTGCCCGGCACCACCACCCAGCACCCCAACTGGCGGCTGCGCTACAAGGCCGACACCGCCGCCATCCTGACGGACAAGCGGATGCTGGCGACGGCGGAAGGGCTGAAGGCCGGGGGGCGTTGA
- a CDS encoding glycogen/starch/alpha-glucan phosphorylase: protein MKKAKPPVVRLLADDVESVKEAISSHLLYTVGKEPVNATARDWFMAAAHAVRDRVTEHWMPTLNRYYREDSKRVYYLSMEFLIGRTLVNSLINLGLYDTVRQAIAELGQDFDELSAWEVEAALGNGGLGRLAACLLDSMATIGVAGFGYGIRYDYGMFTQHVDNGWQVESPENWLRYGNPWEFPRPGVIFPVRFGGRVIHFRDVLGHTRSQWVDAEEVMAMAFDVPVPGFGGKVVNNLRLWSAKSTREFDLKYFNAGNYIEAVRDKNESETLSKVLYPSDMTDRGKELRFKQEYFFVAASIQDILARFRKSHSDWTLLPDKVAIQLNDTHPALVVAELMRVLVDEHQIEWSKAWELVRGCCAYTNHTLLPEALETWSTDLFERVLPRHLEIVYALNHEFLQSVRYRHPGDSELLRRVSLIAEGAERRVRMGHLAVIGSHKVNGVAAIHTGLMKSTIFSDFEHLSPGKITNKTNGVTPRRWLLAANPALSALITSKIGDGWVTDLDLLHKLEPLADDAAFRKAFAAVKRANKERLASMLSLRLGVEVDVDSLFDVQVKRIHEYKRQLLNILHVITRYGRIRSNPLLNPVPRTVIIGGKAAPGYHVAKLIIKLVNDVAEVINNDPLVGGKLKLVFVPNYNVSTAELVMPAADLSEQISTAGTEASGTGNMKMSMNGALTIGTWDGANVEICEEVGEENMFLFGLSAQEVARKRVDGYDAVAAVKADPDLSWALDMIASGFFSPDQPDRFHQLVDILTTGGDHYLLSADFPLYMAAQERVDQTYRDPEEWTRKAILNVARMGKFSSDRTVAEYAREIWGAL from the coding sequence ATGAAGAAGGCGAAGCCCCCGGTGGTGCGGTTGCTGGCCGACGATGTGGAAAGCGTCAAGGAAGCGATCAGCAGCCATCTGCTCTACACGGTGGGCAAGGAACCCGTCAACGCCACGGCGCGCGACTGGTTCATGGCCGCCGCCCACGCGGTGCGCGACCGGGTGACCGAGCATTGGATGCCGACGCTGAACCGCTATTACCGGGAAGATTCCAAGCGGGTCTACTACCTGTCCATGGAGTTCCTGATCGGCCGCACCCTGGTCAACAGCCTGATCAATCTGGGCCTCTACGACACGGTGCGCCAGGCCATCGCCGAACTGGGCCAGGATTTCGACGAACTGTCCGCCTGGGAGGTGGAAGCCGCCCTGGGCAATGGCGGCCTGGGGCGTCTGGCCGCCTGCCTGCTGGATTCCATGGCCACCATCGGGGTGGCGGGCTTCGGCTACGGCATCCGCTATGATTACGGCATGTTCACCCAGCACGTGGACAACGGCTGGCAGGTGGAAAGCCCGGAAAACTGGCTGCGCTACGGCAATCCCTGGGAGTTTCCCCGCCCCGGCGTGATCTTCCCCGTCCGCTTCGGCGGCCGCGTCATCCATTTCCGCGACGTTCTGGGCCATACCCGTTCGCAATGGGTGGATGCCGAGGAAGTGATGGCCATGGCCTTCGACGTGCCGGTTCCGGGCTTCGGCGGCAAGGTGGTCAACAATCTGCGCCTGTGGTCGGCCAAGTCGACGCGCGAGTTCGACCTGAAGTACTTCAACGCCGGCAATTACATCGAGGCGGTGCGCGACAAGAACGAATCCGAGACCCTGTCCAAGGTACTCTACCCCTCCGACATGACCGACCGGGGCAAGGAGCTGCGCTTCAAGCAGGAATACTTCTTCGTCGCCGCCTCTATCCAGGACATCCTGGCCCGTTTCAGGAAAAGCCATTCCGACTGGACCCTGCTGCCCGACAAGGTGGCCATCCAGCTCAACGACACCCACCCGGCGCTGGTGGTGGCGGAACTGATGCGGGTGCTGGTGGACGAGCACCAGATCGAATGGTCCAAGGCCTGGGAGCTGGTACGGGGCTGCTGCGCCTACACCAACCACACCCTGCTGCCCGAGGCGCTGGAGACCTGGTCCACCGATCTGTTCGAGCGGGTGCTGCCCCGCCATCTGGAGATCGTCTACGCCCTTAATCACGAATTCCTGCAAAGCGTGCGGTATCGCCATCCCGGCGATTCGGAATTGCTGCGCCGCGTCTCGCTGATCGCCGAAGGGGCGGAGCGCCGCGTGCGCATGGGCCATCTGGCGGTCATCGGCAGCCACAAGGTCAACGGCGTCGCCGCCATCCATACCGGCCTGATGAAAAGCACCATCTTCTCGGACTTCGAGCATCTGTCGCCGGGCAAGATCACCAACAAGACCAACGGCGTGACGCCGAGGCGCTGGCTGCTGGCCGCCAATCCGGCCCTGTCGGCGCTGATCACCTCCAAGATCGGCGACGGCTGGGTGACCGACCTCGACCTTTTGCACAAGCTGGAACCCCTGGCCGACGACGCGGCCTTCCGCAAGGCCTTCGCCGCCGTCAAGCGGGCCAACAAGGAGCGCCTGGCCTCCATGCTGTCGCTGCGCTTAGGCGTCGAGGTGGACGTGGATTCCCTGTTCGACGTCCAGGTCAAGCGCATCCACGAATACAAGCGGCAGCTCCTCAACATCTTGCACGTCATCACCCGCTATGGCCGCATCCGCTCCAACCCGCTGCTCAATCCGGTGCCGCGCACGGTGATCATCGGCGGCAAGGCGGCGCCGGGCTATCACGTGGCCAAGCTGATCATCAAGCTGGTCAACGACGTGGCCGAGGTGATCAACAACGATCCCCTGGTGGGCGGCAAGCTGAAGCTGGTCTTCGTGCCCAATTACAATGTCTCCACCGCCGAACTGGTCATGCCCGCCGCCGATCTGTCGGAACAGATCTCCACCGCCGGCACCGAGGCGTCGGGCACCGGCAACATGAAGATGAGCATGAACGGGGCGCTGACCATCGGCACCTGGGACGGCGCCAACGTGGAAATCTGCGAGGAAGTGGGCGAGGAAAACATGTTCCTGTTCGGCCTTTCGGCCCAGGAAGTGGCGCGCAAGCGGGTGGACGGCTACGACGCGGTGGCGGCGGTGAAGGCCGATCCCGACCTCTCGTGGGCGCTCGACATGATCGCGTCGGGCTTCTTCTCGCCCGACCAGCCCGACCGCTTCCACCAGCTGGTGGACATCCTGACCACCGGGGGCGACCACTACCTGCTGTCGGCGGATTTCCCGCTCTACATGGCGGCGCAGGAGCGGGTGGACCAGACCTATCGCGACCCGGAGGAGTGGACGCGCAAGGCCATCCTCAACGTGGCGCGCATGGGCAAGTTCTCGTCCGACCGCACGGTGGCCGAATACGCCAGGGAAATCTGGGGGGCGTTGTAG
- a CDS encoding TolC family outer membrane protein, producing MLGTILAGCWTPVSASTLEDEMRDLVANHPQIQAKMKGVNSADEGIRSARSGYMPTVKLTGDQGHEYVDSPDRRGTQGKAFLDKRNTTGVTVTQKIFDGFATDSTVDSAKTTRRISESDLRNTRQAALLEGAIAYLDVMRNTKLVALSRENERRLAEQQNLEDERVQKGSGIASDVLAAKQRLQVAKERRVKYEGDFHAAVAKYTQVFGHAPDVAALSDPPLPMDLIPATVDQSLEVAEKDNPSLESATSTIDLTKDKRNIAEAGYWPTLDLVGKANYEHGKNATVGVRRDWSLMLMASWEMFSGFKTDATVAQASWDHGASKDNRFHTSRKIAEQTRTAWHKLQTARQRLDLLENAAVLAEEVWEATKKKLDAGKATVTEVLDEATRINDARINYTGAYYDMYQASYELLTAMGRLEVDNLSRAKPATSLDVTPLRAAEYTYPRGQAPKPAAAAKAPAVPAPTAASPAPASAPAPVVAEPPPAAKGQAADAAVMERVRDLVASQQQPDNSFWTVR from the coding sequence TTGCTCGGAACCATCCTGGCCGGCTGCTGGACGCCCGTATCCGCCAGCACGCTGGAAGACGAGATGCGCGACCTCGTCGCCAACCATCCCCAGATCCAGGCCAAGATGAAGGGCGTCAACTCCGCCGACGAGGGCATCCGCAGCGCCCGGTCCGGATACATGCCCACGGTGAAGCTTACCGGCGACCAGGGCCACGAATATGTGGACAGCCCCGACCGCCGCGGCACCCAGGGCAAGGCCTTCCTCGACAAGCGCAACACCACCGGCGTGACCGTCACCCAGAAGATCTTCGACGGGTTCGCCACCGATTCCACGGTGGATTCGGCCAAGACCACCCGGCGCATCTCGGAATCCGATCTGCGCAACACCCGCCAGGCCGCATTGCTGGAAGGCGCCATCGCCTATCTCGACGTCATGCGCAACACCAAGCTGGTGGCCCTGTCGCGGGAAAACGAGCGCAGGCTGGCCGAGCAGCAGAACCTGGAGGACGAGCGCGTCCAGAAGGGATCGGGCATCGCCTCCGACGTGCTGGCGGCCAAGCAGCGCCTTCAGGTGGCCAAGGAGCGCCGCGTCAAGTACGAGGGCGACTTCCACGCCGCCGTCGCCAAATACACCCAGGTATTCGGCCACGCCCCCGACGTGGCGGCCCTGTCCGACCCGCCCCTGCCCATGGACCTGATCCCCGCCACCGTCGATCAGTCGCTGGAAGTGGCGGAGAAGGACAACCCCAGCCTGGAATCGGCGACCAGCACCATCGACCTGACCAAGGACAAGCGCAACATCGCCGAGGCCGGCTATTGGCCGACCCTCGATCTGGTGGGCAAGGCCAATTACGAGCACGGCAAGAACGCCACCGTCGGCGTGCGCCGCGACTGGTCGCTGATGCTGATGGCCAGCTGGGAGATGTTCTCCGGCTTCAAGACCGACGCCACCGTGGCCCAGGCGTCATGGGACCATGGGGCCAGCAAGGACAACCGTTTCCACACCAGCCGCAAGATCGCCGAGCAGACCCGCACCGCCTGGCATAAGCTGCAGACCGCCCGCCAGCGCCTGGACCTGCTTGAAAACGCCGCTGTCCTGGCCGAGGAAGTGTGGGAAGCCACCAAGAAGAAGCTGGACGCCGGCAAGGCCACCGTCACCGAGGTGCTGGACGAAGCGACCCGCATCAACGATGCGCGGATCAACTATACCGGCGCCTATTACGACATGTACCAGGCGTCCTATGAATTGCTGACCGCCATGGGCCGCCTGGAGGTGGACAATCTGAGCCGCGCCAAGCCCGCCACCTCGCTGGACGTCACGCCGCTTCGCGCCGCCGAATACACCTATCCCCGGGGGCAGGCCCCCAAGCCTGCCGCCGCCGCCAAAGCGCCCGCGGTTCCGGCGCCCACCGCCGCGTCTCCGGCGCCGGCCTCGGCGCCAGCGCCTGTCGTGGCCGAACCTCCACCCGCCGCCAAGGGCCAGGCCGCCGACGCTGCGGTCATGGAGCGGGTGCGCGATCTGGTCGCCTCGCAGCAGCAGCCCGACAATTCCTTCTGGACCGTCCGCTAG
- a CDS encoding tetratricopeptide repeat protein codes for MAGLDVEDERFLTRLADRMPNDGEILARLASLRLRQGALDAARTLAERAVELAPGLAEAHAALGQVQARSRQSDAARASLERAVQLDSGLGVAWMCLGEVLAQVPDQAQPAVDALRRACGLMPRDSRPLNALANVLMGFKRYEDAVASYRAATALAADPNPADMLNNMGVALERLERRDEAVAMIRSAALIRPDSPAIHDNLGNALLGTARAEEAEACHRKALALGARGAETWSNLGNSLHRQGRLDEADSAYRRAIQINPEGAKFHTNLALNLLLSGRMEEGWREYEWRWRDHPNLPPYLLDRAWKGEALASDLPAGGTLLLQAEQGYGDTLQFVRYAPLLKSRGVSRVVLACQPELVRLMQTAPGLDQVVSETASLPPFDKAVTLLSLPGLLAGLPAPQDFPYLGVPKGVRAKLPACPAGTLKVGLAWAGRPTHGDDWNRSIPARMLDPILEVPGVTFYSLQRGAVGPRIGRPPADRLIEAADLCADFCDTAAMLKGLDLIISVDTAVVHLAGALGKPVWVLLPFVPDFRWRMEGDETEWYPAFRLFRRKPQHGWEMPIARVAEALRARVANGAA; via the coding sequence ATGGCCGGCTTGGATGTGGAAGACGAGCGTTTCCTGACGCGGCTGGCGGACCGGATGCCCAATGATGGGGAAATCCTGGCGCGTCTGGCGTCGCTGCGGTTGCGCCAAGGCGCGCTGGATGCGGCCAGAACCCTGGCGGAGCGGGCGGTTGAGCTGGCGCCGGGACTGGCCGAGGCCCATGCCGCGCTCGGTCAGGTCCAGGCCCGGAGCCGGCAGTCCGACGCGGCGCGCGCCAGTCTGGAACGGGCCGTTCAGCTGGATTCCGGGCTGGGCGTGGCCTGGATGTGCCTTGGCGAAGTGCTGGCCCAGGTGCCGGATCAGGCCCAACCGGCGGTTGATGCCCTGCGGCGCGCCTGCGGGCTGATGCCGCGTGATTCCCGGCCGCTGAACGCCTTGGCCAACGTGCTGATGGGCTTCAAGCGCTATGAGGACGCCGTCGCGTCCTATCGCGCCGCCACCGCGCTGGCCGCGGATCCCAACCCGGCGGACATGCTGAACAACATGGGCGTGGCGCTGGAGCGCCTGGAGCGGCGTGACGAGGCGGTGGCCATGATCCGCTCCGCCGCGCTGATCCGCCCGGATTCACCGGCCATCCACGACAATCTGGGCAATGCCCTGCTGGGCACGGCGCGGGCCGAGGAGGCCGAGGCCTGCCACCGCAAGGCTTTGGCGCTGGGCGCCCGGGGGGCCGAAACCTGGAGCAACCTGGGCAATTCCCTGCATCGGCAGGGACGGCTGGACGAAGCGGATTCCGCCTATCGCCGCGCCATCCAGATCAACCCCGAGGGGGCCAAGTTCCATACCAACCTGGCGCTCAATCTCCTGCTTTCGGGACGCATGGAGGAGGGGTGGCGGGAATACGAATGGCGTTGGCGCGACCACCCGAACCTGCCGCCCTATCTGCTCGACCGCGCCTGGAAGGGCGAGGCCCTGGCTTCCGACCTGCCCGCCGGCGGCACCTTGCTGCTGCAGGCGGAACAGGGATACGGCGACACGCTGCAATTCGTGCGTTACGCCCCGCTGCTCAAGTCCCGCGGCGTCAGCCGGGTGGTGCTGGCCTGCCAGCCGGAACTGGTCCGCCTGATGCAGACCGCTCCCGGCCTGGACCAGGTGGTGAGCGAGACGGCGTCCCTGCCGCCTTTCGACAAGGCGGTGACCCTGCTGTCGCTGCCGGGCCTGCTGGCCGGCCTGCCGGCTCCGCAGGACTTTCCCTATCTGGGCGTTCCCAAGGGCGTCCGGGCGAAACTGCCCGCTTGTCCGGCCGGAACGCTCAAGGTCGGCCTCGCCTGGGCCGGACGGCCGACCCATGGCGACGACTGGAACCGGTCCATACCCGCCCGCATGCTCGATCCCATTCTCGAGGTGCCGGGTGTCACCTTCTATTCCCTCCAGCGCGGCGCGGTGGGGCCGCGCATCGGCAGGCCGCCGGCGGACCGGCTGATCGAGGCCGCCGATCTCTGCGCCGATTTCTGCGATACCGCCGCCATGCTGAAAGGGCTGGACCTGATCATTTCGGTGGACACCGCCGTGGTGCATCTGGCCGGGGCCCTGGGCAAGCCTGTCTGGGTGCTGCTGCCTTTCGTTCCCGATTTCCGCTGGCGCATGGAGGGTGACGAGACCGAGTGGTATCCGGCCTTCCGGCTGTTCCGCCGCAAGCCCCAGCACGGCTGGGAGATGCCCATCGCCCGCGTCGCCGAGGCCTTGCGGGCCCGGGTGGCCAATGGGGCGGCCTGA
- a CDS encoding GntR family transcriptional regulator: MTRVRRPKDPTELSAAEWVRQQLIEDIVAGRLRPGEKLCEVKIAARLGCSRTPVREAFRHLGALGLANFEKNRGGNVVRLERAMMQELFEALAEVAAACAGLAAARPEQLRRGLAGRETQPAASPAGTGGEDDLFAGLFRLCNNRLLAETGMAIRCRLLPYWRLLGGMADAWPALGAERQSEMVRAILAGEARAARRSARALVLAACDLARRGLPQSVLP; the protein is encoded by the coding sequence ATGACCCGGGTGCGCAGGCCCAAAGACCCTACGGAATTGTCGGCGGCCGAGTGGGTTCGACAGCAACTGATCGAGGACATCGTCGCCGGCCGGTTGCGGCCGGGCGAGAAGCTGTGCGAGGTGAAGATCGCGGCGCGGCTGGGATGTTCGCGCACTCCGGTGCGCGAGGCCTTCCGTCACCTCGGCGCCTTGGGCCTGGCCAATTTCGAGAAAAACCGCGGCGGCAACGTCGTGCGGCTGGAACGCGCCATGATGCAGGAGCTTTTCGAAGCCCTGGCCGAGGTCGCCGCCGCCTGTGCCGGCCTTGCCGCCGCCCGCCCCGAACAGCTTCGCCGGGGGCTGGCCGGGCGGGAAACCCAGCCGGCCGCCAGCCCCGCCGGCACCGGCGGCGAGGATGACCTGTTCGCCGGTCTTTTCCGTCTGTGCAACAACCGCCTGCTGGCGGAAACCGGGATGGCCATCCGTTGCCGCCTGCTGCCCTATTGGCGGCTGCTGGGAGGGATGGCCGACGCCTGGCCGGCCCTTGGGGCCGAGCGGCAGTCCGAGATGGTCCGGGCCATCCTGGCCGGCGAGGCCCGTGCCGCCAGGCGAAGCGCGCGGGCCCTGGTTCTGGCGGCCTGCGACCTGGCGCGGCGCGGATTGCCGCAAAGCGTCCTGCCCTGA
- a CDS encoding sensor histidine kinase — MAKVGAVPAGTAPHRDEERFRRVVEAAPNAMVMVNSAGLIEMVNAQAERVFGYSRDEMLGRSVEMLVPERYRHDHPGLRATFNADPLSRPMGAGRDLYARRKDGSEFPVEIGLNPIDTEDGPMVLSAIVDISDRKQKEEKIRAALREKEILLGEIHHRVKNNLQIIDSLLDLQLSKLEDPLVAGMLRDSQSRIRSMVLIHQTLYQSKDFARVDFAAFLDTLIPTLVASYGLDSNRITLTLEARDVQLPLSTAIPCGLIVNELVTNVFKHAFPDGRRGGVRVRLANDGENNVELEVIDDGIGLPPDLDAKNTATLGLQLVCLLADQVGGEIRIDRAAPTRFGLHFPIQR, encoded by the coding sequence GTGGCGAAGGTCGGGGCCGTGCCGGCCGGAACGGCACCGCACAGGGACGAGGAGCGCTTCCGGCGGGTGGTCGAGGCCGCTCCCAATGCCATGGTGATGGTCAATTCCGCCGGCCTGATCGAGATGGTCAATGCCCAGGCCGAGCGGGTGTTCGGCTATTCCCGCGACGAGATGCTGGGCCGGTCGGTGGAAATGCTGGTGCCCGAACGCTACCGGCATGATCATCCCGGCCTGCGCGCCACCTTCAACGCCGATCCCCTCTCGCGCCCCATGGGCGCCGGCCGCGATCTCTATGCCCGGCGCAAGGACGGCAGCGAGTTTCCCGTCGAGATCGGCCTCAATCCCATCGACACCGAGGACGGCCCCATGGTGCTGTCGGCCATCGTCGACATCTCCGACCGCAAGCAGAAGGAGGAGAAGATCCGCGCCGCCCTGCGGGAGAAGGAGATCCTGCTGGGTGAGATCCACCACCGGGTCAAGAACAACCTGCAGATCATCGACAGCCTGCTGGACCTGCAACTGTCCAAGCTGGAGGATCCCCTGGTCGCCGGCATGCTGCGCGACAGCCAGAGCCGCATCCGCTCCATGGTGCTGATCCACCAGACCCTGTACCAGTCCAAGGACTTCGCCCGGGTGGATTTCGCCGCCTTCCTCGATACCCTGATTCCCACCCTGGTGGCGTCCTACGGGCTGGATTCCAACCGCATCACGCTGACCCTCGAGGCCAGGGACGTGCAGCTTCCGCTCAGTACCGCCATTCCCTGCGGGCTGATCGTCAACGAACTGGTGACCAACGTCTTCAAGCACGCCTTTCCCGATGGACGGCGGGGCGGCGTCCGGGTCCGTCTGGCCAATGACGGGGAAAACAACGTCGAACTCGAGGTGATCGACGACGGAATCGGCCTGCCGCCCGATCTCGACGCGAAGAATACCGCCACGCTCGGTTTGCAGCTCGTCTGCCTGCTGGCCGATCAGGTGGGGGGAGAGATCCGGATCGATCGGGCCGCGCCCACCCGGTTCGGGCTGCATTTTCCCATTCAACGCTGA